The following is a genomic window from Candidatus Gorgyraea atricola.
ACGGTTTCTCCATGGCTTATAAGGAATTATAATGTTTTTCATGGATTTATCGGGGTTTCCACGCAGAGCGGTATAGGTTTTTATTCTTCTTATCGGCCCCCTGAAGGCATATTCGGGAGGCTTGCCACTTCTGATGATCCCGTAATCAGAGAAGCAGGAAATATTGCTTCGCCTGTTTTGCGCAGTAATTTTTTAATAAAAAAGACATTCGAGTTTATATCGGAGAATCCCGTAGAAGTTTTAAGGTTGGAACTCAAGAAGATCTTATCTTTCTGGGCTCCGTTTGACTGGGAGATAGTAGGCGGGAGATGGTTTAATTTTGTATATGCAGCGATACTGCCATTTTTCGCGGTCGGAGCCTTACTTTCCCTTAAGGAATTTAAGAAGATTTACCCGGTTTTACTGCCAATAATTTATTTTCAAATAGTGGCTTTAGTCTTTTATGGCTCGCCGCGCTTTAGATTACCTGTGGAGCCATATATATTTATTCTGGCAACAGTAGGGTTTTTAGTATGCTGGAGGAGGTGGCGGGTATGATCGATGAGTTTTATAGAGAGATTATTAAAAGACTCGATATCCATTTTTTTGTTGAGACAGGCACAGATATGGGGGAGACGGTAGCTGAAGTGGCTAGGTGGTTTTCGGAGATGGATTCCAGATTTGGAAAAATATCTGATTATGCAGTGACTGGTGCAAGATACTATAGCTTAAATAGCAAACTCATTAAGTATCCTATTTTTGAAGATGTTAGTGAATCTCAATTTAATTTATTTTCTGTAGATATTGATCGTCATTCATTTGAGAGCGCCAGAGAACTTTTTAAAACAAATAAAAATATTAAACTGTTTCATGGGGATTCTGCAAAATTTTTACAAAAGTGTATTGATGAAGGCATATTTAAAAGTTCGAAAACAATATTTTTTCTCGATGCACATTGGGGGAAGTATTGGCCGTTAAGAGATGAGCTAAAGCAAGCATTAAAACTTGAGAAATCCGTCATTATAATAGACGATTTTTTTGTTCCTAGACGATCAAGTAAGCATCGGCCGCATGGAGATTTTGGATTTGATTTTTATTATGGGAGGATTTTGTGCTGGGGATATATTTACGATTTATTTTATAACGTAGATGTCAGAGTGTATTATCCTACCCATTCAAATAAATACGGCAGGGGTTTTGTTGTGTTGTTCAAAGGGTATAGTAGTGAAGAGCTTAGTTTTTTGAAAAGCATGCCGTTAGAGTATTTTGATAAAGACAACCCATTACATAGAAAACCAGTTTCTCTATCTTTGTTGGCATATTTTGATTTTTATTATTTTGTACGTCGCATAGTCCCTTTATCATTACTGAGAAGAGCTATAAGGATGTTTCAAAAGATAGTCCATTGAGTATATTATGAAGCCCTTGCTTTCGGAACAAGAGAAAAACAGGACCATTTATTGGGACAAGTTTGACCCTTTTGTAGAATTACGGATGGGATGGCGGGCTTCTATGATGCGCCATCTTTTTCATATTCTTCCGGGGCAGAGCATTCTTGAGATAGGAGGGGGTAACGGAAAATTTACACAGGTTTTAGCCCAGGCAACGCGAGGAGAATGCAAGATAACATCTATAGTTTTTTCACGCGAATATTTGGATAATAAAAAGAATCTTGCCTGCTCCAATGTAGATACATTATACATGGATATGTTTCCGGGATCATTAGTAGATAGAAAGTTTGATTGTGTAGTGGCGCAAGATATGTTAGAAAAAAACACTGCAACTGATTTTCTCTATATCGTTAAATCTTTGATAAAACCCGGCGGGAGCCTTCTTTTGTTCGAGCCTAATTCCTGGAATCCTTATTATAGAATCCGCAGAACGATCAGAAAAATATTACCGGTAGACTGGAAACGTCCGTCAGAAGGCGTTTTACTTAATAGGCTGCAGGTGTTTTCTGTTTTGTCAGAAATAGGATATGCTAAAATCAATGTCCTTCCTTACGATTTTCTTTATTCACCGATTCCCAAATTTTTAGTATGGCCGGCCAAGAACATGAGTATCATTATGGAAAATTGCCCTTATTTAAGAAATCTTGCCGGTTCATTGTATATTTGGGCGCAGAATCCTGCTTTTGAGAACCACAAAGAATTAACCGTGGATCTATGTGAACATCCCATGTTCTTTAAAAAGGTATCTTTTATAATACCATGTCATAATGAAGAGATGAATATAAAGTCGTTGGTAAAGAATTTAAAGGATTTTTATGACAGGTATATTTTTGAAATTATTATAGTAGATGATAATTCGAAAGACAGAACTGCTGAAATAACCGAGGCATTAGTGAAAGAAGATAGCCGTATAAGGCTTATAAAGCGTGTGCCTCCGAACGGAGTCGGCAGGGCTTTGCGAGATGGTCTGAAAAAGGCGAAGGGCGAATACATTTTAATAATGGACAGTGATTTTCAACATATTATCCCTGAAATGAGAGATCTTTTCGATGTCGTAGCCAAAGGCGCTGACGTAGCAGTAGGCTCCAGGTTTTCTCGTGATTCTGTTTTGGTAAAATATGATTTCACAAAAATTATAGCCAATCGTTTTTTTCATATATTAGCCAATTTATTTCTTGGCAGGCATTTTCGGGATATTTCCAATAATTTGAAGATTTTTCGCCGCGAAGTAATTGAGAAAATTACAATTGAATCGGATGATTTTGCTGCAAATGCCGAGACAGGCCTAAAACCTTTATTGCTCGGTTATAATGTTAAGGAGGTACCTATTTCCTGGATAAACAGAAGCGTAGACATGGGCGTTTCTTCTTTCAAGGTCTTTAAGACGGGACCAAATTATTTTAAGATTTTATTAAAACTGGTATGGCGACGGATAATAGGTAAGTTATGAAAATAAAATCTGCAGCGCCTATTTTTATTATAATCCTGGCGTCTTTATTTATAAATTTATGGGGAATAGCTCATGACATGCCTCATAGTTACGAACATGATGAAATAAATTTTGTCGTAACTGCTCTTAGTCTTGGCAAAGGAGAGCTGAACACCGGTTTTATACACGGGGGTTTTTTATATCATTTTTTATTTTTTGAATATATTATTTTTTATTTTATTAAGTTATTTTCAGGAAGCATAAAAACTACCAGTGACTTTTTGTTATATTATATAAATAATCCGGAAGCGTTCTTTTTGATAGGAAGAATCAGCATTGCTCTGTTAGCTACATTTTCTGTATTTTTAACATATCTGATAGCTAAAGGTTTAGCAAATAGATTCTCCGGTTTTTTAGCTGCGTTATTTCTGGCTTTTTCCCTGCTATATGTCATTATGGCGCATTTAATAAAAGCAGATATCATCTACGTTCTTTTTTTACTGCTTTCTTTTCTCTGTACAATGCGTGGCAATAGAAATAAGAAATTTTTTTATTTGGCCGCTTTCCTGATAGGGCTTGCCATTTCTGTCAAGTATTTGGCAGTATTCGGTATATTTTTTGTTTTATCAGGATTTTTTCTTGAGAAAAAATCGATAAAGGAAATAGTGAAAGACTGTTTATTTATGTGTATTTTTGTAATAGCAGGATTTTTTCTCGGCCAACCTTTTATTATATTTTATATAGGAACTTTTTTAAAAGCCATTTTCGGGTTAAGCCCTGTTTTTACAGTTCCTATTGGAGATCGCGGCGATCCTACATGGCATTTGTATTTAGTATGTTTAAAAAGATCAATAGGTATATGTTTATTTATAGCGTTTTTCTTATCTTTTTTGTTAATTTTTAAAAAGGATAGGCGAAAAGCAAGTATACTTATTTTGCCTTATATCCTGGCTTACTTTTTATTTATTTTTTTAGCAGCCAATGCGCGGCCAAGTTACTTAATGGGCGTTTTACCTTTCGTATGTATTTATACAGCTATCTTTATAGCTGACATAGTTTCTTATATAAATACTAGATTGCAAAATACATTTATTTATTCAATAGTAGGTTTTTTATTAGTAGCGCCTTCTTTGATTGATGTTCTTCGGTATGATTATTTACTTACAAAGCCGGACGCCAGGGCTATTTCAAAGTCATGGATAGAAGATAATATCCCAGAGGACTCCAACATATTAATAGAAGGCGCTTTTCCATGGGAAATAGTTCATAACCCCCCTTTGGTTGAAAATATAGAATGTCTTACAGAAGAGCTGAAAAAGATTCGAGATAATGGAGGCAATGGTGTTTTATGGAAGGCAAGGATTTCCCAGTTAAAGTATAAAAAAGTTCCAAAGTTTTTTTTGGAAAAAGAAAAGTATTTTAATAGAGATACTCTTTCACAGCACAACACTGATTACGTAGTAGTAAGCAGTTATTATGATCACGGCTTTTGGGCGAAAAAAGAAGACAGGGCATTGTTTTATGAAGAGCTGTCGAAGAAATATTCATTGATAAAGAGATTTACCGCAATGCCTTATATTGTTTGGTTCCCTTCCTTTGACACCTTAAAAGAAAATCCGGAAAACTTGAAATATGTAAATTTATTGGATCGCGGCCAGGAGCTAATCGCAGGGCCGAACATATTTATTTATAAGAAAGTGAAATGAATTGGAGGATAGGATGAAACTGTCAGTGGTGATACCTGTTTTTAATGAAGAGAAGACCATAAAAGAGATCATCAATAAGGTGCAGGCTGTAGACATTGATAAAGAAATAATCATAGTCGATGACGGCTCAACAGATGGGACAAGAGAAGTATTGCAGGAGTTAAAAAACGATAATATCAAGGTTTTTTTTCATGAGAAGAATTCAGGCAAAGGCCAGGCCTTAAAAACAGGATTTAAACAGGCCGTTGGGGATGTAGTAATTGTTCAGGATGCGGATTTGGAATATGATCCTGATGAATACAGGGCATTACTGGACCCCATTATAAAGCATAATGCTGATGTAGTATATGGCTCAAGGCTTTCAGGAGGCAGGACAGTGAGGGCTTACATGTTCTGGCATAAAGTAGGCAATGCTGTATTGACATTTTTTACTAATTTTCTTTATAATACGACTATTACTGACATGGAGACAGGATATAAAGTCTTTAAAAAAGAGGTTACGGATAATCTTGATATAAAATCCAAGGATTTTACAGTCGAGGCAGAGATAACAGCAAAGGTCTTTAAAAAAAGATATACGGTTTACGAAGTGCCAATCTCTTATTACGGCAGGAGCTATTCGGAAGGTAAAAAAATAAGATGGTACCATGCCATAAGCGCAATATGGGCTCTTATAAAATATAAGTTTATAGACTGATCATGACAGGAAAGAAGATGTCTATCAAAAATGTAACCAGGGACTATGGGTTTTTCGAAGGTTTCTTAGCGAAGAAGAGGGCAGAGATAGCGGATAGATTGATACCTCCTGCATCCAAAAGGGGTAAAATATTGGATATAGGCTGTGGCAATTACCCTTATTTTCTTAATAGCATAGATTTTGCTGAGAAATATGGAGTAGATCAAAATTTATCAAATAGCCGCAATGATATTCCTCAGAATATAAAACTGCAAAAGTTCAATATAGAGAAGGAAAACAGGATCGATTTTCCGGATGAATATTTTGACGTGGTGACTATGTTGGCCGTGCTGGAGCATATAGATCCTGGGGTGCTGCCTGAAAGAATCAGGGAAATATGCCGGATTTTAAAACCAAAAGGAATCTTTATCATTACGACTCCCGCGTCATGGACAGTTCCGATATTAAGTGTCATGGCTAAACTTAAATTAATAAGCCCTGTAGAGATAAGAGAGCATAAAGTATTATACTCCAGAAGCAGAATATCAGAGGCGCTTACAGGGAACAAGTTTCATAGTGAAAAAATAATGTCAGGTTATTTTGAATTATTTATGAATATTTGGTTAAGAGCGGAAAAATGAAGTATATGTGAGTATGAAGATTTTGGGGATAAGCACGAGGTTTGATATTGGTGGACTTGCGAGGAATACTGTGTTGCTGTTACAGAGCGCAAATCATACTACTTCGGGGAGGCATTATGGATTTAAAGGGATGGGATAAGATGGAAATTAAAAAAACCGAGGAGTTGCCAAGTAATGCATGGACATTGGGTTATTACCACTCATCTCATGAAAATTGGGACGGAAAAACTTGGGTAAGAAATTTACATGAATTAAAAATACGGGATTTGGCTTTATTTGTGTTAGGAGACGTAAGATGTAAAAAAATATTAGACATAGGATGCGGGCCTGGGATTTATATGCTTACAATTGCGAAAATGGGCGGGAAAGTTTCTGGCCAGGATATTTCTTCAGATTATGTCAACAAGTCTTCGATACTTTTGAAAGAAAATGGATTTGATGCAGATGTAAAGGCAGGAGATGCAGTTAAATTATTATTTGAAGATAATTATTTTGATGGGGTTTTTTCAGCAGATTTTTTTGAGCACATTAATTATGAACAGAAAAACCAAGTTATATCAGAAGTTTATAGGGTATTAAAACCAGGAGGGACATTTACTATAAAGACTCCTAATCTGGATTATTTAAGACTTTCTGTATTCTTAAAAAGATGCATGGCGGTTTTTAGATTAAGATCTCCGTTCAGAATATATATTCCGCATACCCATAATAATCCTAATAATGAACATCATGGATTAACTACTTATGCAGAGCTTTCAAATATTTTGTTTGATCACATGTTTCATAGCCCGAAAGTGGTTAATATACCCCTAAAAAGGAAAGGACTGTCTAAGTGGGTTACTAATTTTTTATTTGGAAAAAAGAGATTTAATGAACAAATAATTGTTACTACGCGCAAGCCATTATTTTATGGGTTTTATAGCGGGTAATAAAATATACACAGAGTGAGATATTATGTGCGGGATATGCGGGAAGGTTAGTTTAAATACGAATGCTAATATCAGTGAAGGCCTGATACGTAAGATGTGCAGTGTGCTTGCGCATCGCGGTCCTGATAATGAAGGAGTCTATTTAGGGACCCCGAACCACTCACTTCGTTCGGGTACGGGGCAGGCAAGGGTTGGGTTGGGGCATAGGAGGCTTAGCGTTATTGATGTTTCTTCTAGAGGGCATCAGCCTATGGGGAATGAGGACGGGTCTATATGGCTGGTGATGAATGGGGAGATATATAATTTTTCTGAACTTAGAAAAGATTTAGAGAAAAAAGGCCATATTTTTAAATCACATACAGATGCGGAAACAATAATTCATTTATATGAAGAAAAGGGCATAGATTGCCTTAATGATCTAAGGGGAGGGTTTGCGTTTACTATATGGGATGAGAAGAAACAACGGCTTTTTGTTGCTCGCGATAGAATAGGTAAAAAGTCAGTTTATTATACTTACAGGAATCAGACGCTGATATTTGCGTCTGAGATCAAGGCTATTCTTAAGGATCCTGAGACCTCGGTCGAGGTGAACAGAGGCGTTGTTACTGATTATCTGAGTTACGGGTATGTGCCTACTCCCGAAAGTATGTTCAAGGGCATTATGAAATTGCCCCCGGCGCATTTTATGATCTATGAAAAGGGCAATATAAAGATAGAAAAATACTGGGAGCTGGATTTTTCTAAAAAGAACAGACTTTCTGAGCCTGAATGCTGCAAAAGGATCATGGATCTGCTTGAAGAAGCGACTCGCATAAGGATGATCAGCGATGTGCCGCTGGGCGCTTTTTTAAGCGGCGGCATTGATTCAAGCGCTGTGGTTTACATGATGAGTAAATTAAGCTCAAAGCCCATAAAGACGTTTTCTATAGGTTTTGAGGATAGAGAATACAGTGAATTAAAGTTTGCCAGGCAGATAGCTGATAGGTTTGGGACAGAGCATAAGGAATATATGGTCAAACCTAACGCTATAGAGGTATTACCAAAACTTGTATGGCATTATAATGAACCATACGCGGATTCTTCTGCTCTTCCGAGCTATTATGTGGCTAAAATGACTCGACAGGAAGTTGCTGTGGCGCTTAATGGAGACGGGGGAGATGAGTGTTTTGGCGGGTATGAGAGGTTCATGGCGGCAAGGTTCGCTGAATATTTAAAGATAGTTCCTGCGCCTTTTTTAAGGGCTATTGCGGGGCGATTGCCTGAATCTCTCGGGCTTAAGGATTTCAGGACGAGGTTAAAAAGATTTTTATTAATGGCGTCAAAATCCTACCGTGAAAGGCATTATAACTGGGTCAGTATTTTTAGAGATAGCGAAAAAGAGGAGTTATTCAGCGGCGCGTTTAAGGATGAGATAAAAGACAGGGATAGTTTCGCGTATCTTGATGGCGCTTTTGATAGATGCAGGTCTAAGGATGTAGTGGATAAGGTCATGTCGGCTGATATAAGGACGAATCTCCTGGATGACCTGCTGGTAAAGATGGATATTGCCACTATGGCGAATTCATTGGAAGGACGTTCGCCTTTTTTGGATCACAGGATGATGGAATTTGCCGCTACCATCCCGAGCAGTATGAAAATAAAAGGTACGAGGCTTAAGTATATTCTGAAACAGGCACTTTCCGATGTATTACCTAAAGAGATACTTTCAAGAGGGAAGATGGGATTCGGAGTCCCGATAGACAGGTGGTTTCGTGATGAGCTTAAGGATTATTCTCATGAGATCTTGATGAGTAGCAAATGCATCAACAGGGGTTACTTTAAAAAGGAAGGCATAAAGGCTCTTCTGGATGG
Proteins encoded in this region:
- a CDS encoding bifunctional class I SAM-dependent methyltransferase/glycosyltransferase family 2 protein — encoded protein: MMRHLFHILPGQSILEIGGGNGKFTQVLAQATRGECKITSIVFSREYLDNKKNLACSNVDTLYMDMFPGSLVDRKFDCVVAQDMLEKNTATDFLYIVKSLIKPGGSLLLFEPNSWNPYYRIRRTIRKILPVDWKRPSEGVLLNRLQVFSVLSEIGYAKINVLPYDFLYSPIPKFLVWPAKNMSIIMENCPYLRNLAGSLYIWAQNPAFENHKELTVDLCEHPMFFKKVSFIIPCHNEEMNIKSLVKNLKDFYDRYIFEIIIVDDNSKDRTAEITEALVKEDSRIRLIKRVPPNGVGRALRDGLKKAKGEYILIMDSDFQHIIPEMRDLFDVVAKGADVAVGSRFSRDSVLVKYDFTKIIANRFFHILANLFLGRHFRDISNNLKIFRREVIEKITIESDDFAANAETGLKPLLLGYNVKEVPISWINRSVDMGVSSFKVFKTGPNYFKILLKLVWRRIIGKL
- a CDS encoding glycosyltransferase family 39 protein, whose protein sequence is MKIKSAAPIFIIILASLFINLWGIAHDMPHSYEHDEINFVVTALSLGKGELNTGFIHGGFLYHFLFFEYIIFYFIKLFSGSIKTTSDFLLYYINNPEAFFLIGRISIALLATFSVFLTYLIAKGLANRFSGFLAALFLAFSLLYVIMAHLIKADIIYVLFLLLSFLCTMRGNRNKKFFYLAAFLIGLAISVKYLAVFGIFFVLSGFFLEKKSIKEIVKDCLFMCIFVIAGFFLGQPFIIFYIGTFLKAIFGLSPVFTVPIGDRGDPTWHLYLVCLKRSIGICLFIAFFLSFLLIFKKDRRKASILILPYILAYFLFIFLAANARPSYLMGVLPFVCIYTAIFIADIVSYINTRLQNTFIYSIVGFLLVAPSLIDVLRYDYLLTKPDARAISKSWIEDNIPEDSNILIEGAFPWEIVHNPPLVENIECLTEELKKIRDNGGNGVLWKARISQLKYKKVPKFFLEKEKYFNRDTLSQHNTDYVVVSSYYDHGFWAKKEDRALFYEELSKKYSLIKRFTAMPYIVWFPSFDTLKENPENLKYVNLLDRGQELIAGPNIFIYKKVK
- a CDS encoding glycosyltransferase family 2 protein, with amino-acid sequence MKLSVVIPVFNEEKTIKEIINKVQAVDIDKEIIIVDDGSTDGTREVLQELKNDNIKVFFHEKNSGKGQALKTGFKQAVGDVVIVQDADLEYDPDEYRALLDPIIKHNADVVYGSRLSGGRTVRAYMFWHKVGNAVLTFFTNFLYNTTITDMETGYKVFKKEVTDNLDIKSKDFTVEAEITAKVFKKRYTVYEVPISYYGRSYSEGKKIRWYHAISAIWALIKYKFID
- a CDS encoding class I SAM-dependent methyltransferase, with the translated sequence MSIKNVTRDYGFFEGFLAKKRAEIADRLIPPASKRGKILDIGCGNYPYFLNSIDFAEKYGVDQNLSNSRNDIPQNIKLQKFNIEKENRIDFPDEYFDVVTMLAVLEHIDPGVLPERIREICRILKPKGIFIITTPASWTVPILSVMAKLKLISPVEIREHKVLYSRSRISEALTGNKFHSEKIMSGYFELFMNIWLRAEK
- a CDS encoding methyltransferase domain-containing protein, with protein sequence MDLKGWDKMEIKKTEELPSNAWTLGYYHSSHENWDGKTWVRNLHELKIRDLALFVLGDVRCKKILDIGCGPGIYMLTIAKMGGKVSGQDISSDYVNKSSILLKENGFDADVKAGDAVKLLFEDNYFDGVFSADFFEHINYEQKNQVISEVYRVLKPGGTFTIKTPNLDYLRLSVFLKRCMAVFRLRSPFRIYIPHTHNNPNNEHHGLTTYAELSNILFDHMFHSPKVVNIPLKRKGLSKWVTNFLFGKKRFNEQIIVTTRKPLFYGFYSG
- the asnB gene encoding asparagine synthase (glutamine-hydrolyzing), with translation MCGICGKVSLNTNANISEGLIRKMCSVLAHRGPDNEGVYLGTPNHSLRSGTGQARVGLGHRRLSVIDVSSRGHQPMGNEDGSIWLVMNGEIYNFSELRKDLEKKGHIFKSHTDAETIIHLYEEKGIDCLNDLRGGFAFTIWDEKKQRLFVARDRIGKKSVYYTYRNQTLIFASEIKAILKDPETSVEVNRGVVTDYLSYGYVPTPESMFKGIMKLPPAHFMIYEKGNIKIEKYWELDFSKKNRLSEPECCKRIMDLLEEATRIRMISDVPLGAFLSGGIDSSAVVYMMSKLSSKPIKTFSIGFEDREYSELKFARQIADRFGTEHKEYMVKPNAIEVLPKLVWHYNEPYADSSALPSYYVAKMTRQEVAVALNGDGGDECFGGYERFMAARFAEYLKIVPAPFLRAIAGRLPESLGLKDFRTRLKRFLLMASKSYRERHYNWVSIFRDSEKEELFSGAFKDEIKDRDSFAYLDGAFDRCRSKDVVDKVMSADIRTNLLDDLLVKMDIATMANSLEGRSPFLDHRMMEFAATIPSSMKIKGTRLKYILKQALSDVLPKEILSRGKMGFGVPIDRWFRDELKDYSHEILMSSKCINRGYFKKEGIKALLDGHCEGRANNGARIWSLLNLELWHRMFVDGESML